In Streptomyces ambofaciens ATCC 23877, a single genomic region encodes these proteins:
- the leuD gene encoding 3-isopropylmalate dehydratase small subunit gives MEAFTTHTGRAVPLRRSNVDTDQIIPAHWLKKVTRDGFEDGLFEAWRKDASFVLNQPERQGATVLVAGPDFGTGSSREHAVWALQNYGFKTVISSRFADIFRGNSLKNGLLTVVLDQNTVDALWELTERDPQAEITVDLKAREVRAEGVTASFELDENSRWRLLNGLDDISITLQNEPEIAAYEAKRPSYKPQTLQA, from the coding sequence ATGGAAGCATTCACCACCCACACCGGCCGGGCCGTCCCGCTGCGCCGCAGCAACGTCGACACCGACCAGATCATCCCCGCCCACTGGCTCAAGAAGGTGACGCGGGACGGATTCGAGGACGGACTGTTCGAGGCCTGGCGCAAGGACGCGTCCTTCGTCCTCAACCAGCCCGAGCGGCAGGGCGCGACCGTGCTGGTCGCCGGCCCCGACTTCGGCACCGGGTCCTCCCGCGAGCACGCCGTCTGGGCGCTGCAGAACTACGGCTTCAAGACCGTGATCTCCTCCCGCTTCGCCGACATCTTCCGCGGCAACTCGCTGAAGAACGGCCTGCTCACGGTGGTCCTCGACCAGAACACCGTCGACGCCCTGTGGGAGCTCACGGAGCGGGACCCCCAGGCCGAGATCACCGTCGACCTGAAGGCCCGCGAGGTGCGCGCCGAGGGCGTCACCGCCTCCTTCGAGCTGGACGAGAACTCCCGCTGGCGGCTGCTGAACGGGCTGGACGACATCTCGATCACCCTCCAGAACGAGCCGGAGATCGCCGCGTACGAGGCCAAGCGGCCGTCGTACAAGCCGCAGACCCTCCAGGCGTGA
- a CDS encoding HU family DNA-binding protein, with translation MNKAQLVEAIADKLGGRQQAADAVDAVLDALVRAVVAGDRVSVTGFGSFEKVDRPARYARNPQTGERVRVKKTSVPRFRAGQGFKDLVSGSKKLPKNDIAVKKAPKGSLSGPPPTISKAAGKKAAAKKATGAAKKATGAAKKTTATAKKATAKKTTGAAKTATAKKAPAKKSTAKTTTAAAKKTTAQKAPAKKATAKKAPAKKSTARKTTAKKATARKK, from the coding sequence GTGAACAAGGCGCAGCTCGTAGAAGCGATTGCCGACAAGCTGGGCGGCCGGCAGCAGGCCGCCGACGCTGTCGACGCGGTCCTGGACGCCCTCGTCCGTGCAGTGGTCGCGGGTGACCGGGTCTCGGTCACCGGCTTCGGTTCCTTCGAGAAGGTCGACCGTCCGGCCCGCTACGCCCGCAACCCGCAGACGGGCGAGCGGGTTCGGGTCAAGAAGACCTCCGTACCCCGCTTCCGTGCTGGTCAGGGCTTCAAGGACCTGGTGAGCGGCTCGAAGAAGCTCCCGAAGAACGACATCGCGGTCAAGAAGGCCCCCAAGGGCAGCCTGTCCGGTCCGCCGCCCACCATCTCCAAGGCCGCGGGCAAGAAGGCCGCCGCCAAGAAGGCCACGGGCGCCGCGAAGAAGGCCACGGGCGCGGCCAAGAAGACGACCGCGACGGCGAAGAAGGCCACCGCCAAGAAGACCACGGGTGCCGCGAAGACGGCGACGGCGAAGAAGGCCCCCGCCAAGAAGTCCACCGCCAAGACCACCACCGCGGCGGCCAAGAAGACCACGGCGCAGAAGGCCCCCGCCAAGAAGGCGACGGCCAAGAAGGCCCCCGCCAAGAAGTCGACCGCCCGCAAGACCACCGCCAAGAAGGCCACCGCCCGCAAGAAGTAG
- the cofC gene encoding 2-phospho-L-lactate guanylyltransferase, with product MQWTLVVPVKPLARAKSRLSDTAHDGVRPGLALAFAQDTVAAALACPAVAGVAVVTDDAQAGRALAELGAGVVPDEPGDGLNAALAHGAAFVRAAHPRSPVAALNADLPALRPAELTRVLTAAAQFPRAFLPDAAGIGTTLLAAAPGRELAPAFGTDSRARHRASGAAELRLDSVDSVRQDVDTGDDLRAALALGVGPRTAAVAARLLIVGQ from the coding sequence GTGCAGTGGACCTTGGTCGTACCCGTGAAGCCCCTCGCCCGGGCCAAGAGCAGGCTGTCGGACACCGCGCACGACGGGGTTCGGCCCGGCCTCGCGCTCGCCTTCGCGCAGGACACGGTGGCGGCCGCGCTCGCCTGCCCGGCGGTGGCGGGTGTGGCAGTAGTCACGGACGACGCGCAGGCGGGACGGGCCCTGGCGGAACTGGGCGCCGGGGTCGTTCCGGACGAGCCGGGCGACGGTCTCAACGCCGCCCTGGCGCACGGGGCGGCGTTCGTCCGTGCGGCACACCCCAGAAGCCCGGTGGCCGCGCTCAACGCCGATCTCCCCGCACTTCGCCCGGCGGAATTGACGCGGGTACTGACGGCGGCCGCGCAATTCCCGCGCGCTTTTCTCCCGGACGCGGCCGGAATCGGCACGACCCTGCTGGCCGCCGCACCGGGCCGCGAATTGGCCCCCGCTTTCGGTACGGATTCCCGGGCCCGTCACCGCGCGTCCGGCGCCGCGGAACTGCGCCTCGACTCGGTGGATTCCGTACGGCAGGACGTCGACACCGGCGACGATCTGCGCGCCGCGCTGGCGCTGGGGGTCGGGCCCCGTACGGCCGCGGTGGCGGCGCGGCTGCTGATCGTCGGGCAGTAG
- a CDS encoding lysophospholipid acyltransferase family protein: MPRRRIGFWYRFAAVICKPPLVVLIKRDWRGMENMPADGGFITAVNHNSHVDPFAYAHYQYNTGRVPRFLAKSGLFRKGFVGAAMRGTGQIPVYRESTDALSAFRAAIDAVERGECVAFYPEGTLTRDPDGWPMTAKTGAARVALQTKCPVIPVAQWGCNELLPPYARKPNLLPRKTHRVLAGPPVDLSRFYDQEMTADVLKEATEVIMAAVTRQLEEIRGEKAPDTPYDPRRERIEQRRRTQAQTRAVQTRAVQAPTHGQQAEGQST, from the coding sequence GTGCCCCGCCGCAGAATCGGCTTCTGGTACCGCTTCGCCGCGGTGATCTGCAAACCTCCGCTGGTGGTTCTGATCAAGCGGGACTGGCGGGGAATGGAGAACATGCCGGCCGACGGTGGATTTATCACCGCCGTGAACCACAATTCGCACGTCGACCCCTTCGCGTATGCGCACTATCAGTACAACACCGGCCGCGTCCCGCGATTCCTGGCGAAGAGCGGACTTTTCCGGAAGGGATTCGTCGGCGCCGCGATGCGGGGCACCGGACAGATCCCCGTCTACCGCGAGAGCACGGACGCGCTCAGCGCCTTCCGCGCCGCGATCGACGCCGTGGAGCGCGGCGAGTGCGTCGCCTTCTACCCCGAGGGCACGCTGACCCGCGACCCGGACGGCTGGCCGATGACCGCCAAGACCGGTGCCGCGCGCGTCGCCCTGCAGACCAAGTGCCCGGTGATCCCGGTCGCCCAGTGGGGCTGCAACGAACTGCTGCCGCCGTACGCCAGGAAGCCGAACCTCCTCCCGCGCAAGACCCATCGCGTGCTGGCGGGCCCGCCGGTCGACCTGTCGCGCTTCTACGACCAGGAGATGACCGCGGACGTGCTGAAGGAGGCGACCGAGGTCATCATGGCCGCCGTCACCCGCCAGCTGGAGGAGATCCGCGGCGAGAAGGCCCCCGACACGCCCTACGACCCGCGCCGTGAGCGGATCGAGCAGCGCCGCCGCACGCAGGCCCAGACGAGGGCGGTCCAGACACGGGCGGTACAGGCACCGACGCACGGGCAGCAGGCAGAAGGGCAGAGCACGTGA
- a CDS encoding NAD(P)H-dependent glycerol-3-phosphate dehydrogenase produces MSNPVKAAVFGTGSWGTAFGMVLADAGCDVTLWGRRAELADAVNSTRTNPDYLPGVELPANLRATTDAAEAARNADFTVLAVPSQTLRANLADWTPLLAPGTILVSLMKGVELGSAMRMSEVIDDVAKVGAERIAVVTGPNLAREIAARMPAAAVVACPDDSVAQRLQTACHTPYFRPYTNTDVVGCELGGAVKNVIGLAVGIADGMGLGDNAKGSLITRGLAETTRLGVALGADPLTFSGLAGLGDLVATCSSPLSRNHTFGTNLGKGMTLQETIAVTKQTAEGVKSCESVLDLARRHGVDMPLTETVVGIVHEGKPPVVALKELMSRSAKPERR; encoded by the coding sequence GTGAGCAACCCCGTCAAGGCGGCCGTCTTCGGTACCGGATCGTGGGGCACGGCCTTCGGCATGGTCCTCGCCGACGCGGGGTGCGACGTCACCCTGTGGGGCCGCCGCGCCGAACTCGCCGACGCCGTCAACTCCACCCGGACCAACCCGGACTACCTGCCCGGGGTGGAGCTCCCCGCCAACCTGCGGGCCACCACCGACGCCGCCGAGGCCGCGCGGAACGCCGACTTCACGGTCCTCGCGGTCCCGTCCCAGACGCTGCGCGCCAACCTCGCCGACTGGACGCCCCTGCTGGCGCCCGGCACGATCCTGGTGTCCCTGATGAAGGGCGTCGAACTCGGCTCCGCGATGCGGATGAGCGAGGTGATCGACGACGTGGCGAAGGTCGGCGCCGAACGCATCGCCGTGGTCACCGGACCCAACCTGGCCCGGGAGATCGCCGCCCGGATGCCGGCCGCGGCCGTGGTCGCCTGTCCCGACGACTCCGTCGCCCAGCGCCTCCAGACCGCCTGCCACACGCCGTACTTCCGCCCGTACACCAACACCGACGTCGTCGGCTGCGAGCTGGGCGGCGCCGTGAAGAACGTGATCGGGCTGGCCGTCGGCATCGCGGACGGCATGGGCCTGGGCGACAACGCCAAGGGCTCGCTCATCACGCGCGGTCTCGCCGAGACCACCCGCCTCGGTGTCGCCCTCGGCGCCGACCCGCTGACCTTCTCCGGACTGGCCGGGCTCGGCGACCTGGTGGCGACCTGTTCCTCGCCGCTGTCCCGCAACCACACCTTCGGCACCAACCTCGGCAAGGGCATGACCCTCCAGGAGACGATCGCGGTCACCAAGCAGACCGCCGAGGGTGTCAAGTCCTGCGAGTCCGTGCTGGATCTGGCCCGCAGGCACGGCGTCGACATGCCGCTCACCGAGACGGTCGTCGGCATCGTGCACGAGGGCAAGCCTCCGGTGGTCGCGCTCAAGGAGCTGATGTCGCGCAGCGCCAAGCCGGAACGGCGCTGA
- a CDS encoding D-alanine--D-alanine ligase family protein, which yields MSTENLPQSPEQSPEQPPRKPRVAVVFGGRSSEHGISVVTAGAVLAAIDRTKYDVLPIGITRDGRWALTADEPERMAITERRTPDVEELAESTEGGVLLPVDPANREVVYSEPGSVPKALGEVDVVFPVLHGPYGEDGTLQGLLELSGVPYVGSGVLASAVGQDKEYMKAVFASYGLKVGPYVVIRPREWEQDRSGAREKIVDFAGEHGWPLFVKPARAGSSIGITKVDDLAGLDEAIEEARRHDPKILVEAALRGREIECGVLEFEDGPRASAPAEIPPPSEHAYYDFEAKYIDSTPGVVPAPLTPEETAEIQRLAVAAFDAASCEGLVRADFFLTEDDEFVINEINTMPGFTPISMYPQMWQASGVSYPELVDRLVQAALRRSTGLR from the coding sequence ATGAGCACCGAGAACCTCCCCCAGAGCCCCGAGCAGAGCCCGGAGCAGCCGCCTCGCAAGCCGCGTGTGGCCGTCGTGTTCGGCGGGCGCAGCTCCGAACACGGGATCTCCGTGGTCACCGCAGGCGCCGTCCTCGCGGCCATCGACCGGACGAAGTACGACGTCCTGCCGATCGGCATCACCCGCGACGGCCGGTGGGCCCTGACCGCCGACGAGCCGGAGCGCATGGCGATCACCGAACGCCGCACGCCCGACGTCGAGGAGCTGGCCGAGTCGACCGAGGGCGGCGTGCTGCTGCCCGTCGACCCCGCGAACCGCGAAGTCGTCTACAGCGAACCCGGCTCGGTGCCCAAGGCGCTGGGCGAGGTCGACGTCGTCTTCCCCGTCCTGCACGGCCCGTACGGCGAGGACGGCACGCTCCAGGGCCTGCTGGAGCTGTCCGGCGTGCCCTACGTCGGCTCGGGCGTGCTCGCCTCGGCCGTCGGCCAGGACAAGGAGTACATGAAGGCGGTGTTCGCCTCCTACGGGCTGAAGGTCGGTCCGTACGTGGTGATCCGTCCGCGGGAGTGGGAGCAGGACCGTTCCGGCGCCCGCGAGAAGATCGTGGACTTCGCCGGAGAGCACGGCTGGCCGCTGTTCGTGAAGCCCGCGCGCGCGGGTTCCTCGATCGGCATCACCAAGGTCGACGACCTCGCCGGACTCGACGAGGCGATCGAGGAGGCCCGGCGCCACGACCCGAAGATCCTGGTCGAGGCGGCGCTGCGCGGCCGGGAGATCGAGTGCGGGGTGCTGGAGTTCGAGGACGGTCCCCGGGCGTCCGCCCCCGCGGAGATCCCGCCGCCCTCGGAGCACGCGTACTACGACTTCGAGGCCAAGTACATCGACTCCACGCCCGGCGTCGTGCCCGCACCGCTCACGCCCGAGGAGACCGCCGAGATCCAGCGGCTCGCCGTGGCGGCGTTCGACGCGGCCTCCTGCGAAGGGCTGGTGCGCGCGGACTTCTTCCTCACCGAGGACGACGAGTTCGTGATCAACGAGATCAACACCATGCCCGGCTTCACGCCGATCTCCATGTACCCGCAGATGTGGCAGGCGAGCGGCGTGAGCTACCCGGAGCTGGTGGACCGGCTGGTCCAGGCGGCGCTGCGGCGGTCCACAGGGCTGCGCTGA
- a CDS encoding Lrp/AsnC family transcriptional regulator produces the protein MVQAYILIQTEVGKASTVAETISKIPGVIQAEDVTGPYDVIVRAQSDTVDDLGRMVVAKVQQVDGITRTLTCPVVHL, from the coding sequence GTGGTACAGGCGTACATCCTGATCCAGACGGAGGTCGGCAAGGCGTCGACCGTCGCCGAGACGATCAGCAAGATCCCTGGGGTGATCCAGGCCGAGGACGTGACAGGACCCTACGACGTCATCGTGCGCGCGCAGTCCGACACCGTCGACGACCTGGGTCGCATGGTGGTCGCCAAGGTCCAGCAAGTGGACGGCATCACTCGTACTCTGACCTGTCCGGTCGTTCATCTCTAG